In the genome of Aspergillus luchuensis IFO 4308 DNA, chromosome 2, nearly complete sequence, one region contains:
- a CDS encoding urate oxidase (COG:Q;~EggNog:ENOG410PFP4;~InterPro:IPR002042,IPR019842;~PFAM:PF01014;~go_function: GO:0004846 - urate oxidase activity [Evidence IEA];~go_process: GO:0006144 - purine nucleobase metabolic process [Evidence IEA];~go_process: GO:0055114 - oxidation-reduction process [Evidence IEA]): MSSPVAAARYGKDNVRVYKVHRDEKTGVQTVVEMTVCVLLEGDIDTSYTKADNSVIVATDSIKNTIYITAKQNPVTPPELFGSILGTHFITKYNHIHAAHVNIITHRWTRMTIDGKPHPHSFLRDGEETRNVQVDVVEGKGVDITSSLAKLTVLKSTNSQFWGFLRDEYTTLPETWDRILSTDVDASWQWRRFNGLDEVRATVPQFDATWSAARDITLKTFAEDNSASVQNTMYKMAEQILARQPLLETVEYSLPNKHYFEVDLSWHKGLKNTGKDAEVYAPQTNPNGLIKCTVGRNTKAKL, translated from the exons atgtcttcccCAGTTGCTGCGGCCCGCTACGGCAAGGACAATGTCCGAGTATACAAGGTCCACCGCGATGAGAAGACCGGCGTCCAGACGGTCGTGGAGATGACCGTCTGCGTCCTCTTGGAGGGTGACATCGATACCTC CTACACCAAGGCCGACAACAGCGTGATTGTCGCGACCGACTCCATCAAGAACACCATCTACATCACCGCCAAGCAAAACCCCGTCACTCCTCCCGAGCTCTTTGGCTCCATCCTTGGAACCCACTTCATCACCAAGTACAATCACATCCACGCCGCCCatgtcaacatcatcacccacCGTTGGACCCGTATGACCATCGACGGCAAGCCGCACCCGCACTCCTTCCTCCGGGATGGCGAGGAAACCCGCAACGTGCAGGTCGATGTCGTCGAGGGCAAGGGCGTGGACATCACTTCGTCTCTGGCCAAGTTGACCGTTCTGAAGAGCACCAACTCGCAGTTCTGGGGCTTCCTGCGCGACGAGTACACCACCCTCCCTGAGACATGGGACCGTATTCTCAGCACCGACGTCGACGCCAGCTGGCAGTGGCGCCGCTTCAACGGGCTGGACGAGGTGCGCGCTACTGTGCCTCAGTTCGATGCGACCTGGTCGGCGGCCCGGGATATCACCCTTAAGACCTTTGCCGAGGACAACTCGGCCAGTGTCCAGAACACTATGTACAAGATGGCGGAGCAGATCTTGGCTCGTCAGCCCTTGCTTGAGACGGTCGAGTACTCTCTGCCTAACAAGCACTACTTCGAAGTTG ACCTGAGCTGGCACAAGGGCCTGAAGAACACCGGCAAGGATGCCGAGGTGTATGCGCCGCAGACCAACCCGAACGGGCTGATCAAGTGCACGGTTGGTCGCAACACGAAGGCGAAGCTGTAG
- a CDS encoding amino acid permease (COG:E;~EggNog:ENOG410PFV8;~InterPro:IPR002293;~PFAM:PF00324,PF13520;~TransMembrane:13 (i60-84o96-114i126-145o151-175i187-209o215-236i257-277o297-320i349-378o398-419i426-449o464-485i497-518o);~go_component: GO:0016020 - membrane [Evidence IEA];~go_function: GO:0022857 - transmembrane transporter activity [Evidence IEA];~go_process: GO:0055085 - transmembrane transport [Evidence IEA]) — MPGTSSHKAVSKGAVFADVDHDPVTTILPQGDVPYTDHAMDADERVIVALGYKQEFKREFSLWTTFCVSFSVLGLLPSFASTIYYGMGYAGTAGMVWGWIIAMIFIQCVAMSMAELCSAMPTSGGLYYAAAVLAPPKYGPFAAWITGWSNWIGQITAAPSVDYALSAMILAAASIQNPDYVPTNWQVYLLTVLVLIIHTAISSMPTIWVARVNSWGSTFNIIALVITLIAIPAGTTNEPKFSSSKDVWGTITNLTDFPDGVAVLMTFVGVIWTMSGYDSPFHLSEECSNANVASPRAIVMTSGAGGLMGWFLQLVVAYTVTDIDGVINSDLGQPWASYLLQVVPRKTALAILALTIISGFSMGQGCMVAASRVTYAYARDDCFPLSKYWKLVNTRTQTPVNAVILNGVLGILMCLLVLAGDVAIGALFSIGGIAQFVAFAIPIAIRVFFVGHRFRKGPWHLGPFGPWIGGMGVAFVLLMVPVLCLPSVTGSDLTPGLMNWTCLVWGAPMLGVTIWWVVDAHKWFTGPKVNVEHAIHAADAAVIDGVGADEDVVQDDASSKASASRPQTPHTVL, encoded by the exons ATGCCTGGTACGAGCAGCCATAAGGCTGTCTCCAAAGGAGCAGTGTTCGCGGATGTCGACCATGACCCCGTCACGACCATTCTGCCTCAGGGCGACGTCCCTTATACCGATCATGCGATGGATGCGGACGAGAGGGTCATCGTGGCCCTGGGGTACAAGCAAGAATTCAAACGCGAATTCTCGCTATGGACAACCTTCTGTGTCAGCTTTTCGGTGCTAGGATTGCTTCCATCATTTGCAAGCACGATATACTACG GAATGGGCTATGCAGGTACAGCCGGTATGGTCTGGGGCTGGATCATCGCGATGATTTTCATTCAATGCGTTGCCATGTCCATGGCTGAGCTATGTTCCGCGATGCCCACCAG TGGTGGCCTTTACTACGCCGCAGCGGTCCTTGCGCCTCCAAAATATGGACCCTTTGCCGCTTGGATCACAGGATGGTCGAACTGGATTGGGCAGATCACCGCAGCACCATCTGTGGATTACGCGCTTTCTGCAATGATCCTCGCCGCTGCGTCGATACAGAACCCAGACTATGTCCCCACTAACTGGCAAGTTTATCTTCTAACAGTGCTCGTTCTCATAATCCATACGGCCATCAGCAGCATGCCCACTATATGGGTGGCTCGTGTCAATTCCTGGGGCTCAACATTCAATATCATCGCCCTCGTCATTACTCTCATCGCCATTCCTGCTGGGACTACGAATGAGCCCAAGTTTTCCTCGTCCAAGGACGTCTGgggcaccatcaccaacctcaCCGACTTTCCCGATGGTGTTGCCGTTTTGATGACTTTTGTCGGGGTCATTTGGACCATGTCTGGCTACGACTCGCCCTTCCACCTAAGCGAGGAATGCTCCAATGCCAATGTCGCCTCGCCTCGTGCGATCGTAATGACCTCAGGGGCTGGTGGCTTAATGGGATGGTTCTTGCAGTTAGTCGTCGCTTACACTGTCACCGACATTGATGGAGTCATAAACTCGGACTTGGGCCAGCCCTGGGCCTCGTACTTGCTCCAGGTCGTGCCACGCAAGACTGCCCTGGCCATATTAgccctcaccatcatcagcggTTTCTCCATGGGCCAAGGCTGCATGGTGGCTGCCTCACGAGTAACCTACGCCTACGCACGAGATGACTGCTTCCCCCTATCCAAATACTGGAAATTGGTCAACACGCGCACCCAAACCCCGGTCAATGCGGTGATCCTCAATGGCGTCCTGGGAATTCTCATGTGTCTGCTGGTTCTAGCCGGCGATGTAGCCATCGGGGCGTTGTTCTCTATTGGCGGCATCGCTCAGTTTGTCGCTTTTGCCATTCCCATCGCGATTCGGGTGTTCTTCGTTGGTCACCGGTTTCGTAAAGGTCCGTGGCATCTGGGCCCCTTTGGGCCCTGGATTGGAGGAATGGGTGTGGCGTTTGTGCTTCTCATGGTGCCCGTGCTGTGTCTGCCTAGTGTCACGGGTTCTGATCTGACGCCGGGTCTGATGAACTGGACGTGTCTGGTCTGGGGAGCGCCAATGCTGGGGGTGACTATCTGGTGGGTTGTGGATGCGCACAAGTGGTTCACGGGACCAAAGGTCAATGTGGAGCACGCAATCCACGCTGCGGATGCGGCTGTTATAGATGGCGTGGGAGCAGATGAAGACGTAGTGCAAGATGATGCGTCGAGCAAGGCATCTGCGAG TCGTCCACAGACGCCGCATACAGTCTTGTAA
- a CDS encoding uncharacterized protein (COG:S;~EggNog:ENOG410Q2R9;~TransMembrane:6 (n4-13c20/21o44-64i130-148o154-176i196-214o245-269i356-374o)), with product MSRLLLFAFRKLLNTFIRTAGNDPLLANTHGLFQESPTEPPQNVLELTLAILGLSLEFIIRYIIGNRVMSLLILDTIDSNPPNPNKDRDKDDNKKSNPKPTTTRNLLQTLTTLHREEGLVSLINGFHYTIYYNLRYFIVTGLLTSPIARFPEPLAHIIASVALAEFHFFRTAGAILPPAEQMRYVPLSLDYYRWKALLLPTLLYASAETIMMYVPELLLAPVRFDRVLLQPEDLTDVTSLVRSDVLVAGLMLVAQVLVLLPACIVLIVVEGSLVTGDCETLIPLPGEGEKMGDGDNQVVLWKEEDENDNEDEEYPKQKGRLIKDLFRFKGPLHVLNVLEMISVRQLLYCFELHGKMCLCVVGVATAVQSVMYLVS from the exons ATGTCACGCCTCTTGCTATTCGCATTTCGCAAACTCCTCAACACCTTCATCCGTACCGCAGGAAACGATCCACTACTCGCCAACACCCATGGACTCTTCCAAGAAAGTCCTACCGAACCACCCCAAAATGTGCTAGAATTGACCTTGGCCATTCTAGGACTGTCCCTCGAATTCATA ATCCGCTATATCATCGGCAACCGTGTGATGTCCCTCCTCATTCTCGACACCATCGATAGCAAccctcccaaccccaacaagGACAGGGACAAGGACGACAACAAGAAATCAAATCCAAAGCCTACCACCACCCGCAACCTCCTTcaaaccctcaccaccctccaccgCGAAGAAGGACTTGTCTCCCTCATCAACGGCTTCCATTACACCATCTACTACAATCTGAGGTACTTTATAGTCACAGGTCTGCTCACATCGCCTATCGCACGCTTCCCTGAGCCGCTCGCACACATCATCGCCTCCGTCGCTCTCGCCGAATTCCATTTCTTCCGGACAGCAGGAGCTATCCTCCCTCCCGCTGAGCAGATGCGCTACGTGCCTCTTAGTCTTGATTATTATCGGTGGAAAGCTCTTCTCCTGCCGACGCTGCTTTACGCTAGTGCTGAGACGATCATGATGTATGTGCCGGAGTTACTTCTTGCCCCGGTTCGATTCGATCGTGTGCTGCTGCAGCCGGAGGACTTGACGGATGTTACTTCCCTCGTGAGATCCGATGTTCTTGTCGCGGGACTTATGCTCGTTGCTCAGGTTCTGGTTTTGCTTCCGGCGTGTATTGTGCTTattgtggtggaggggagcTTGGTAACGGGGGATTGTGAGACGTTGATACCTTTGCCGGGGGAGGGTGAGAAGATGGGGGATGGTGATAACCAGGTTGTTTtgtggaaggaggaggatgagaatgacaatgaggatgaggagtacCCAAAGCAGAAAGGCAGGCTCATCAAAGACCTCTTCAGGTTCAAGGGACCATTGCATGTGCTTAATGTATTGGAGATGATTAGTGTGAGGCAGTTGCTGTATTGTTTCGAGTTGCATGGGAAgatgtgtttgtgtgtggTGGGAGTTGCTACGGCGGTGCAGTCGGTGATGTATTTGGTGTCGTAG
- a CDS encoding uncharacterized protein (COG:K;~EggNog:ENOG410PIKR;~InterPro:IPR036236,IPR013087), giving the protein MDPRSHPSRPPSTSLPQGSTPLSSTPISSMPMPQYTMQPQYPVSQPHTLPPLQPHHSQSPAPHSYMGQPYRPDLSRYPASTHDVYASSAAPIMPHTTVGSLPPSSFLSHPNPQAQPQPSQAYPPPHSVLPPASSAQTYPQPIAPAPPRDRRSDFSGLPSGAFSYSDNKGSPWMNPDPVAGANGAPPYAAKEPPRTQVVGSQGRRGILPSVPGRATPVTNGVNGTAKNTTIPAKDADGKFPCPHCNKTYLHAKHLKRHLLRHTGDRPYMCVLCKDTFSRSDILKRHFQKCSLRRGNPTGATHLSHPQAHLKRSQAAQNAVKPVQDEVNTTVPHPNGMPGATYGEAPVNGNGMAPGRPGYPEQQPLGFSMPSVNGMNRGQPEDAFPGGQPHQRGPWLAAPKQNPYMVQPGADANGQQLNVDRPPIEQVKPPVVQDPKRPVMPGPPNHAGEIDWTSMFQPGASDGYINPVFPQTMASGQEPIHAHVDTERKFYPTTTAGPQEGGMNGLYLASTTLSGDGTVQPARQ; this is encoded by the exons ATGGATCCCAGATCTCATCCTTCACGgcccccatccaccagcctACCCCAGGGCTCCACGCCTTTGTCCTCGACACCCATCTCGAGCATGCCCATGCCTCAGTACACCATGCAGCCTCAATACCCTGTGTCCCAGCCGCATACTCTCCCCCCGCTGCAGCCTCATCACAGTCAATCCCCTGCCCCTCACTCCTACATGGGCCAGCCGTACCGGCCGGATCTGTCGAGGTATCCCGCATCTACTCACGATGTCTACGCGTCTTCCGCGGCTCCTATCATGCCTCACACCACCGTGGGTAGcctgcctccctcctcgtTCCTGTCCCACCCCAATCCGCAGGCTCAACCCCAGCCGTCGCAAGCCTACCCTCCGCCTCATAGCGTGCTGCCTCCCGCGTCCAGCGCGCAGACCTATCCCCAGCCGATTGCGCCGGCGCCTCCGCGTGATCGTCGCTCGGACTTCTCCGGTCTTCCGTCGGGTGCTTTCAGCTACTCCGATAACAAGGGATCGCCTTGGATGAACCCCGACCCTGTTGCAGGTGCAAACGGTGCTCCCCCGTATGCTGCGAAGGAACCACCTAGGACACAGGTTGTTGGGTCGCAGGGCCGCCGCGGAATTTTGCCGAGCGTTCCGGGACGCGCGACTCCCGTCACGAACGGTGTCAATGGTACCGCGAAGAACACTACTATTCCGGCCAAGGATGCGGATGGAAAGTTCCCTTGCCCGCACTGTAACAAGACCTATCTTCATGCGAAGCACCTGAAGCGCCATTTGCTCAGAC ACACTGGAGACCGTCCGTACATGTGTGTGCTCTGCAAGGATACCTTCTCTCGCAGTGATATCCTCAAGCGCCACTTCCAGAAGTGCTCGTTGCGCCGCGGTAACCCTACTGGGGCGACTCACCTGTCGCACCCTCAGGCACACTTGAAGCGGTCTCAAGCTGCGCAAAACGCCGTTAAACCCGTTCAGGATGAAGTCAACACGACCGTCCCGCATCCCAACGGTATGCCGGGTGCTACGTATGGCGAGGCGCCCGTGAACGGCAATGGCATGGCTCCCGGTCGCCCCGGATATCCGGAACAGCAGCCTTTGGGATTTTCCATGCCTTCCGTTAATGGGATGAACCGCGGTCAGCCCGAAGACGCGTTCCCCGGCGGACAGCCTCACCAGCGTGGACCTTGGCTTGCTGCTCCCAAGCAGAACCCATACATGGTGCAGCCTGGCGCAGATGCAAATGGCCAGCAGCTGAATGTTGATCGTCCTCCTATTGAGCAGGTAAAGCCCCCGGTTGTTCAAGACCCTAAACGTCCTGTCATGCCTGGACCTCCCAATCACGCTGGCGAAATTGACTGGACTTCGATGTTTCAGCCCGGAGCGTCCGACGGTTACATCAATCCCGTCTTCCCCCAGACCATGGCGTCCGGCCAGGAGCCTATCCACGCTCACGTCGATACCGAACGCAAGTTttaccccaccaccaccgctggTCCCCAGGAGGGTGGGATGAACGGTCTTTACCTGGCTTCGACCACGTTGAGTGGCGACG GTACCGTCCAGCCTGCTAGGCAATAG
- a CDS encoding putative disulfide isomerase (COG:O;~EggNog:ENOG410PJ6R;~InterPro:IPR036249,IPR013766;~TransMembrane:1 (o539-556i)): MNCLAHGDFCRKLEVKEFPTFALYHNGELVERYNGKRSMEGISEFVEEKLEQIKPGSRPAHGLHLPKPGDKGVDTQAQPEAPVAKDKDREAGTKAGEKHNEQAAQLAEDETPADKVSSKSKPKPKPAPANPQGISVPLTAESFQKLVTTTQDPWFIKFYAPWCHHCQALAPNWREMAKEMQGVLNVGEVNCDAESRLCKDARVSAFPTMYFFRGGERVEYTGLRGLGDLVSYAKKAVDVGSGVQDVDATIFKELEEKEDVIFLYFYDHATTSEDFEALERLTLSLVGHARLVKTNSAALAERFKISTWPRLLVSRDGRPSYYNALAPKDMRDFRQILNWMRTVWLPIVPELTASNAREIMDGKYVVLGILSRKHSDEFLQSKRELKNAALEWMDKQTQLFQLERAELRDAKQLRIEEAEDRNDQRALRAAKNMRITIREDDKKQVGFAWIDGDFWERWLRTTYGIDVENGERVVINDQDNRRYWDTSSSGASIMASRTSILETIPLVIANPPKLTPKSTVGTFESVFFFTRTFISGHPIIFFIILTLSVAGATIVARGRSLRRGARGGILGVTGNTGGGFFNLDGKEGLLNGGSTGKVD, encoded by the exons ATGAACTGTCTCGCGCATGGCGATTTTTGCCGGAAACTCGAAGTCAAAGAGTTCCCCACCTTTGCGCTGTATCACAACGGTGAACTGGTTGAACGGTACAATGGAAAGAGGAGTATGGAGGGTATCAGCGAATTCgttgaggagaagctggaacaGATCAAGCCTGGTTCGCGGCCTGCCCatggtctccatctccccaagCCTGGCGACAAGGGAGTGGATACTCAGGCTCAGCCCGAGGCGCCCGTCGCCAAAGATAAGGATCGTGAGGCGGGCACCAAGGCTGGAGAAAAGCACAACGAGCAGGCTGCACAGCTGGCCGAGGACGAGACACCTGCAGACAAGGTGTCGTCCAAGTCCAAGCCTAAGCCCAAGCCGGCCCCAGCAAACCCCCAGGGTATCTCTGTCCCTCTCACCGCGGAGAGCTTCCAGAAGCTGGTCACCACCACTCAGGATCCTTGGTTCATCAAGTTCTACGCACCATGGTGCCACCACTGTCAAGCATTGGCTCCCAACTGGAGGGAAATGGCAAAGGAGATGCAGGGTGTTCTCAATGTGGGCGAAGTGAACTGCGATGCGGAATCCCGACTTTGCAAAGATGCCCGTGTCAGCGCCTTCCCGACAATGTATTTCTTCCGCGGCGGTGAGAGGGTCGAGTATACCGGTCTCCGTGGCCTCGGAGATTTGGTCAGCTACGCCAAGAAggctgttgatgttggaTCCGGTGTACAGGATGTCGATGCCACCATCTtcaaggagttggaggagaaagaggacgTCATCTTCCTGTACTTCTATGACCATGCGACCACCTCGGAAGATTTTGAAGCTCTCGAGCGCCTGACTCTTAGTTTGGTCGGCCATGCCCGGCTTGTCAAGACGAACAGCGCTGCTCTTGCGGAACGGTTCAAGATCTCGACCTGGCCACGCCTCCTTGTGTCCCGCGACGGTCGCCCCAGCTACTACAATGCGCTTGCTCCTAAGGATATGCGGGACTTCCGCCAGATTCTCAATTGGATGCGCACTGTGTGGCTGCCCATTGTTCCTGAGCTCACCGCCTCAAACGCACGGGAAATCATGGACGGCAAGTATGTGGTCCTTGGCATCCTGAGCCGGAAGCACTCGGACGAGTTCCTTCAATCGAAGCGAGAGCTCAAGAATGCCGCCCTTGAGTGGATGGACAAGCAGACGCAGTTGTTCCAGTTGGAGCGTGCTGAGCTGCGTGACGCTAAGCAGCTGCGGATCGAGGAAGCCGAAGACCGTAACGACCAGCGTGCCTTGCGGGCCGCCAAGAACATGCGCATTACCATCCGCGAAGATGACAAGAAGCAAGTCGGTTTCGCTTGGATTGATGGCGATTTCTGGGAACGGTGGCTGAGAACCACATACGGCATCGACGTCGAGAACGGTGAACGCGTGGTTATCAATGATCAGGAT AACCGGCGCTACTGGGATACGTCTTCCAGCGGAGCTTCTATCATGGCTTCCCGGACCTCCATCCTTGAGACCATCCCCTTGGTCATCGCCAACCCACCGAAACTCACGCCCAAGTCCACAGTCGGTACCTTTGagtctgtcttcttcttcactcgGACTTTCATTAGCGGTCACCCGATCATCTTCTTTATCATCCTGACGCTTTCGGTGGCTGGTGCTACAATTGTAGCCCGGGGAAGGAGTCTCAGACGCGGGGCTCGTGGCGGAATACTCGGGGTTACTGGTAACACCGGTGGTGGTTTCTTCAACCTTGATGGAAAGGAAGGTCTTCTGAACGGTGGATCGACCGGCAAGGTTGATTGA
- a CDS encoding uncharacterized protein (COG:U;~EggNog:ENOG410Q2EH;~InterPro:IPR020846,IPR001958,IPR011701,IPR036259;~PFAM:PF07690;~TransMembrane:12 (i21-44o64-86i98-119o125-143i155-179o185-203i273-293o299-321i333-352o358-382i403-427o433-457i);~go_function: GO:0022857 - transmembrane transporter activity [Evidence IEA];~go_process: GO:0055085 - transmembrane transport [Evidence IEA]), with translation MWFTSEGRERPPWLLKYRSSTAFIIATVWTSSFTDYFLYAMIVPVMPTALVDRAKIPYEDRERWVSILLICEATVAFICCPIFGYLIDVAPTRKLPYLLGLILLGASMLILGLARTIGFFVIARLLQGSATAMVVVAGLALLTDSVPFENLGQTVGYLGSAVTLGFLLGPLLGGLVYRVAGYQPVFAMAFAIVGMDLVMRFAVIEKRVAKRWIALSQDDADNDNETNNHDSPSVSSTPQPETTENEAPIIPKHSRKPTLLLLIQQPRILISSWGLLVHGMIYAAFDATIPIFVESHFNWTPLGAGLTFLPSSMTALFEPYFGKLTDTITPHPIATTTFLLLPIPLSMLALSTNPTSTHITLLMINLTLTGLLVNIATPALYLETQRVLDTMERREPGIFGPRGAVAQAFGIQTMAQFLGLSLGPLAGFVEGRFGWGVVVVGLGVVCAATGVVVGVGLRGDACCGGGGSRFGDGDGDDGERERLLAGD, from the exons ATGTGGTTTACAAGTGAAGGTAGAGAGCGCCCGCCATGGCTTCTCAAGTACCGTTCCTCTAcagccttcatcatcgcgACAGTCTGGACCTCTTCGTTCACG GACTACTTCCTCTATGCCATG ATCGTTCCCGTCATGCCAACAGCCCTAGTCGACCGCGCGAAAATTCCCTATGAAGACC GCGAACGCTGGGTCAGCATTCTCCTCATATGCGAAGCCACTGTCGCATTCATCTGCTGCCCGATCTTCGGATACTTGATCGATGTCGCGCCCACGCGCAAACTCCCCTACCTTCTCGGCCTTATCCTGCTCGGCGCATCTATGCTCATCCTCGGTCTCGCACGCACCatcggcttcttcgtcatcgcaCGCCTCCTACAAGGCAGCGCAACCGCAATGGTCGTCGTCGCTGGactcgccctcctcaccgACTCCGTCCCGTTCGAGAACCTCGGCCAGACTGTCGGATACCTAGGGTCAGCGGTTACCCTAGGGTTCCTGCTAGGTCCATTACTGGGGGGTCTGGTGTACAGAGTAGCAGGATATCAGCCCGTATTCGCAATGGCGTTTGCCATTGTAGGGATGGACCTGGTGATGCGGTTTGCAGTGATAGAAAAAAGGGTCGCGAAGCGGTGGATAGCTTTATCGCAAGATGATGCCGACAACGATAATGAAACCAACAACCACGACAGTCCCTCTGTATCAAGCACACCTCAACCCGAAACCACAGAGAACGAAGCACCCATCATACCCAAACACTCCCGCAAACCCACCCTCCTACTCCTCATCCAACAGCCCCGCATCCTCATATCATCCTGGGGTCTCCTCGTCCACGGCATGATATACGCAGCCTTTGACGCC ACAATCCCCATCTTCGTCGAATCTCACTTCAACTGGACACCCCTAGGCGCAGGCCtaaccttcctcccctcctccatgaCCGCTCTCTTCGAGCCCTACTTCG GGAAACTAACCGACACCATAACCCCGCACCCCatcgcaacaacaaccttcctcctcctccccatcccactcAGCATGCTCGCGctctccaccaaccccacaaGCACCCACATCACCCTCCTAATGATAAACCTCACCTTGACCGGCCTGCTCGTCAACATCGCCACCCCGGCCCTGTACCTCGAGACCCAGCGTGTATTGGATACCATGGAGCGCCGGGAGCCGGGGATCTTTGGGCCGAGGGGCGCAGTCGCCCAGGCGTTTGGGATCCAGACGATGGCGCAGTTCCTAGGACTGAGTTTGGGGCCGTTGGCTGGGTTCGTGGAGGGGAGGTttgggtggggggttgtggttgttgggttAGGGGTGGTTTGTGCGGCGaccggggtggtggtgggggttgggttgaggggggatgcttgttgtggtggtggtggtagtaggtttggggatggggatggagatgatggggagagggagaggttgcTTGCTGGGGATTGA
- a CDS encoding uncharacterized protein (COG:S;~EggNog:ENOG410PTG0) yields the protein MSTNRPFLANFLAAFRAQSTYKASAAGSQSATAGPSSSLSSTQISQGARAIATKASSGNAAASSSDASPSTTTHHYHHHSTTSASSSSHSRPHSHQRSPLNQPESSPASPAPPQTQQVASSPPTPAASNPIPITNSQGRQRRGSDSSSGSGGFRDALGPEKWYIGGRTPGGEERFYRLGMVTKGGGRLGGSGRVGSIDQLSL from the coding sequence ATGTCCACCAACCGGCCATTCCTGGCCAACTTCCTAGCGGCCTTTCGCGCCCAGTCCACATACaaagcctcagcagcaggttcACAATCCGCGACCGCTGGTCCAtcctcctcgctctcctccacccaaaTCTCTCAAGGCGCACGAGCCATAGCCACCAAGGCCAGCAGCGGCAACGCAGCCGCTTCCTCATCAGATGcctctccatccaccaccacccatcactaccaccatcattccACCACTagcgcctcatcctcctcccactcccgTCCTCACTCGCACCAGCGATCTCCATTGAACCAACCCgaatcttctccagcatcccCGGCCCCACCTCAGACCCAGCAggtcgcttcttctccacccaccccgGCCGCATCAAACCCCATCCCGATCACAAACAGCCAAGGCCGCCAGCGTCGCGGCAGCGACAGCTCCAGTGGCTCGGGAGGGTTCCGCGATGCGCTGGGTCCGGAGAAGTGGTATATCGGAGGTCGAACGCCTGGCGGGGAGGAGCGGTTCTACCGTTTAGGGATGGTGACGAAGGGCGGAGGTCGGCTCGGTGGGAGTGGTAGAGTGGGAAGCATTGATCAGCTAAGtctgtga
- a CDS encoding cytochrome b-c1 complex subunit 10 (COG:S;~EggNog:ENOG410PT39;~InterPro:IPR019182;~PFAM:PF09796;~TransMembrane:1 (o43-62i)): protein MVFSQTLRRAAAQSAGAYRSPFAPKYHTPLHFHGLTTGLATKYATIAGTFGVAAGTFALFFFGEIPRVRRDILQKVPFLDEYFDRTIAPEDNPF, encoded by the exons ATG GTTTTCTCTCAGACTCTCCGCCGCGCCGCCGCCCAGAGCGCCGGTGCCTACCGCTCTCCTTTCGCTCCCAA GTACCACACTCCCCTTCACTTCCACGGCCTCACCACCGGTCTGGCTACCAAGTA CGCTACCATTGCTGGCACCTTCGGTGTCGCCGCCGGTACCttcgccctcttcttcttcggcgagaTCCCCCGTGTTCGCCGCGACATTCTCCAGAAGGTTCCTTTCCTCGATGAGTACTTCGACCGCACGATCGCTCCCGAGGACAAC CCCTTCTAA